Sequence from the Deltaproteobacteria bacterium genome:
CCGTTCCCAAACACGCCATGTAAGATGCTATGAAGTCCAGGCTGGTATCGTAAAGTAGTAAGGCCCGGTCACCCGCGTTGAGCTTGGATTGTAGAACCCGCGCAACGCGTTCGGTTTGCTCAAAAAGCTCCGCCCAGGTCCAGGTTAAGGCTTCATTGATAGAACCATTCGGTAATATCCGAAACGCGACCTCATCCGGCCGTTCACCCACATGCTTCTGCAGCTGGGCAAACAAAAGAGAGCTCGATTTGAGCGCCGATGATGTGTTCAAAAGTGGTCCTTACGTCAATGATCCTTGAAGATGGTATCCGGTTTCCCAATCGATTGCATCCATTGATAAAACCCTTGTTTATTAAGGGATATCTTAAAGCAAAGGACTCGATTACACATTCGCATGCCGTGATGTTCGTGGTATGACAAAATATCAGATAGTGGCCTCCTACCGGGGCACGGAGTGTTTCTATGTCTCTTTTCAATTTGGTTGGTCACGGCAACGACCCAGCCTCGAAACTGACCAACGAGTTCTATCGATTGCTTTTCATGGACCGCCTACTCTGGCGAGGTTACCCGTCTGAATCTCCCCGCTTTGAACGCAAGCAAAAAATTGTCGACCAATTGCACGAAGTCACCGGTTTCGAAAATAACGACCAAGAAGAACCTCTTGGGGAGCTCGATGCAGATACAGTTACCCGCGAGAGCTTCATCGAAGCATCCCTCAACTTCCAACGGCCGGTGATTGTGCGGGGCTTTGCTAAAAACAACCCAGCCATCACCAACTGGACGGCACCCTACCTCAAAGAAAAGCTAGGCAATCAGATCTGCACACCGCTCACCTGGACCAAAGATATAGAAGGCAAAGACTGGGATGTGTGTGCCAAGATCAGCCAGATGACCTTTGCAGAATTCTTTGAACGGATGCACGACGAGCCCATTTACATCAACGCCAACACGGAAGCTGCCACTGGCGACCACAGCCTTGTAGAAGAGCTGGACCTTGGCAAAATTCAAGACACGTTCACCACACCAGGAGAATCCTGGGACGAGCTGGTCCTCTTGAACTTCTTCATCGGGTCTTCCCATGTTCACAGCCAGCTTCACACAGCGGTAGGCGGCAACTTCTTCTTGATGATCAATGGCCGTAAAAAGTGGACCCTGATGGATCCGAAGTATTCGGCCTATATTCATCCGGTCACCCGCCGCCCCTATCAAACTTTTCGCTCACGCTATGGAGGCTACCGTGCGCAACGGGCCCTTGGCGCGAGCGCTGACCACCCTCTCTTCCGCCCGCCACTGCATGAGTTTGTGCTGGAACCTGGTGACCTTTTCTACAATGCGCCCTGGTGGTGGCATGAAGTTGAAAACCTCGACCCATTCTCGGTAGGCGTTGCAGTACGTCATACGCCGCCTCCGTTTGCCTCTTCACCCTCTTGGGCCAATCAGTCTCTATTTACCTTGGCCGGCATTTATCCCGTAGGGCGCAGTATGACCTACGCGCATTGGCTCTTTCAGAAGCTCACCGGTTATAAAAAGCCGCTGCGAGAAATCCTCCACCCAATCAACAACAAAGCCTTTGCGAACCTCTACAAAAACACCAAAGACGACCCATCCTAGACCACAACTTAACCTCTTCAGTTGTAATCTAGCTTTGAAACGGCAATAAACAATCCCCAAGGTGTTAGGGGGATTCTGTTATGAACACGCTCAAATTATCGTCGGTCATATTGATTGTGACCCTCAGCTCAGGTTGCACCACAGAAGACGCGGTCTTTCATGCCAACGACTGTGCCAACCTCTTTATGGAAGGCGATTTTCGCTTAGCACTTGAAGCTGGAGCCAGGGCTCTGCACATCGACCCGGAAAACAAGCCGGCAGAGATATGTGTCGGCAGAACGCGCCGCGAATTGAAGTTTCAAACCCACCTTCTCGATGCGCTCAATGCCGTTGGGGAAAAAGACTACGAATCGGCACTGGAGTGCCTGGAACGCGTTCCCACCAATTGTGAATCCAGCCAAGCTGCCGATACCCTGCGCAAGCTTGTAGACAAACTTATCCCAGCCCAAATCAAACGAAAGCACAAACGAAAACGCCTCGCTAAAGTTCGCAAAAAGAAACAGGCCCAAAAGAAGCGGCCCAAAAAGAAGAAAGCTAAGGCGAAGAAACCGGCCAAAGATAAAGAAATTGAGCAAGATCCGGTGCTCGAAGCAGAGGAGCCGAGTCCGGCCGAAGAGAGTTTAACCGGCGATGAAGAAATGCTCGAAGAATCAGATGCTCCAAAACGACGGCGAGCGGCTGTAGACGAGGATGAGTCAGGAGAATCCACCGCTGACCCAAGAGCCATTGCTAAAG
This genomic interval carries:
- a CDS encoding AgmX/PglI C-terminal domain-containing protein, whose product is MNTLKLSSVILIVTLSSGCTTEDAVFHANDCANLFMEGDFRLALEAGARALHIDPENKPAEICVGRTRRELKFQTHLLDALNAVGEKDYESALECLERVPTNCESSQAADTLRKLVDKLIPAQIKRKHKRKRLAKVRKKKQAQKKRPKKKKAKAKKPAKDKEIEQDPVLEAEEPSPAEESLTGDEEMLEESDAPKRRRAAVDEDESGESTADPRAIAKVFSKRSRDFKACLELDLKKKQSASKRIIVQVTIGPRGDVRDVWTVSRKYRNSKLAKCIERKIDAWRFPAFSGSAAVIEQPIDLSVIDQ